A stretch of the Streptococcus oralis genome encodes the following:
- a CDS encoding CynX/NimT family MFS transporter, which produces MKKQSLFFVLGIVLIGTVLRSPFTALPTILGDIAQGLGVEVSSLGILTSLPLLMFALFSAFASRLAQKIGLEHLFTYCLLLLTVGSVIRIFNLPLLYLGTLIVGASIAIFNVLLPSMIQANQPQKISFLTTLYVTAMGISTAIASYLSVPITQASSWKGLILVLSFLCLVTLLVWLPNHRHNHHLESQKEKQVKENILKSKDVWAIIIFGGLQSLLFYTSMTWLPTMAVSAGISNSDAALLASIFSLISIPFSMTVPSLTTRLSDAHRRIMLAIISIAGMTGIAMLLYPTNNFLYWLVVHLLIGTACSALFPYLMVCFSLKTSSPEKTAQLSGLAQTGGYILAAFGPALFGYSFDLFQSWIPAVLALLVIDILMTISLFMVDRADKIL; this is translated from the coding sequence ATGAAAAAACAATCACTCTTTTTTGTTCTAGGAATTGTCTTAATCGGAACTGTTTTACGCTCTCCTTTTACTGCTCTTCCAACTATTTTAGGAGATATCGCTCAGGGACTAGGAGTGGAGGTTAGCTCTCTTGGGATTTTAACCAGTCTCCCTCTCTTGATGTTTGCTCTTTTCTCTGCTTTTGCAAGCCGCTTGGCACAAAAAATCGGGTTGGAACACCTCTTTACATACTGTCTCCTCCTCTTAACTGTTGGCTCTGTCATTCGGATTTTCAATCTTCCCCTTCTCTATCTAGGGACCCTAATTGTGGGAGCAAGCATTGCGATCTTCAATGTACTCCTCCCAAGTATGATCCAGGCAAATCAGCCTCAAAAGATTAGTTTCCTAACAACTCTCTATGTCACTGCCATGGGAATTTCGACAGCCATCGCTTCTTATCTTTCGGTCCCTATCACCCAAGCTAGTTCTTGGAAGGGACTCATCCTCGTTCTCAGCTTTCTCTGTCTGGTCACTCTGCTAGTCTGGTTGCCAAATCATCGCCACAACCACCACCTAGAAAGCCAAAAAGAAAAGCAAGTCAAAGAGAATATTCTAAAAAGTAAAGATGTCTGGGCTATCATTATCTTTGGCGGGCTTCAGTCCTTACTCTTTTATACAAGTATGACTTGGTTGCCAACTATGGCTGTTAGTGCTGGTATTTCTAATAGTGATGCGGCTCTCCTCGCTTCTATTTTCTCACTCATCAGCATTCCTTTTTCAATGACTGTTCCAAGTCTGACGACTCGTCTATCAGATGCCCACCGTCGAATCATGCTGGCAATTATCTCTATCGCTGGGATGACAGGAATTGCCATGCTCTTGTATCCAACCAATAATTTCCTCTACTGGCTAGTCGTCCATCTCTTGATTGGAACGGCATGCAGTGCCCTCTTCCCCTACCTCATGGTTTGTTTTTCTCTTAAAACCAGTTCTCCTGAAAAGACCGCTCAGCTATCAGGACTAGCGCAAACAGGGGGCTACATCTTGGCGGCCTTTGGTCCTGCCTTGTTTGGTTATAGTTTTGACCTTTTCCAATCTTGGATCCCAGCTGTCCTTGCCCTTCTAGTCATCGATATCCTCATGACCATCTCACTCTTTATGGTGGATCGAGCTGATAAAATCCTCTAA
- a CDS encoding PadR family transcriptional regulator, whose protein sequence is MYFPTSSALIEFLILAVLEQGDSYGYEISQTIKLIANIKESTLYPILKKLEASGFLTTYSREFQGRMRKYYSLTNRGVEQLVTLKEEWTLYTDTVNGIIEGSIRHDKN, encoded by the coding sequence ATGTACTTCCCAACATCCTCTGCCTTGATTGAGTTTCTCATCTTGGCTGTACTGGAGCAGGGGGATTCTTATGGTTATGAGATTAGCCAAACCATTAAACTCATCGCCAATATCAAAGAATCTACGCTCTATCCCATTCTCAAAAAATTGGAAGCCAGTGGCTTTCTGACCACCTACTCTAGAGAGTTTCAGGGGCGTATGCGCAAATACTACTCCTTGACCAATCGGGGCGTAGAGCAGCTCGTTACTCTAAAGGAAGAGTGGACGCTCTATACCGACACCGTCAACGGCATTATAGAAGGGAGTATCCGCCATGACAAGAACTGA
- a CDS encoding DUF1700 domain-containing protein: MTRTDYLTQLETYLNKLPEADRIEAMDYFKELFDDAGPEGEEELIASLGTPKEAAHDVLSDLLDKKVNEAPAQKNGRQLLHIALLALLVAPIGIPVGIGILMAIIGIFIAAASVILAFFTVSVTGILLGGLFIVESFSVLVEAKSAFILILGAGLLSIGASSLVLLGISYVARFFGLLIVRLVQWILKKGKRGDRHA; this comes from the coding sequence ATGACAAGAACTGACTATCTGACTCAGTTAGAAACCTATCTCAATAAACTGCCTGAAGCTGACCGCATCGAAGCCATGGACTACTTTAAGGAACTATTTGACGATGCAGGTCCAGAGGGCGAAGAAGAACTCATTGCCAGTCTAGGAACACCAAAAGAAGCTGCCCATGATGTCCTCTCTGATCTTCTCGATAAAAAAGTCAATGAAGCCCCTGCTCAAAAGAATGGCCGTCAACTGCTACACATTGCCCTCCTGGCCCTGCTAGTAGCTCCTATCGGAATTCCGGTCGGGATTGGCATCCTCATGGCTATCATCGGTATTTTTATCGCGGCTGCCTCCGTCATTCTAGCCTTCTTTACCGTCTCTGTGACGGGTATCCTGCTAGGTGGACTCTTTATCGTAGAGAGCTTTAGCGTCCTAGTCGAAGCCAAATCTGCCTTTATCTTGATTTTGGGGGCCGGTTTGCTTTCTATCGGTGCTTCTTCTCTTGTTCTACTGGGCATCTCCTATGTAGCTCGTTTCTTTGGGCTCCTGATCGTCCGCTTGGTGCAATGGATTCTTAAAAAAGGAAAGAGAGGTGACAGACATGCGTAA
- a CDS encoding DUF4097 family beta strand repeat-containing protein — protein MRKLTKGFLIFGVVSTILGFIMIIVGAQSNGIQSLLAMSKDPVYDNRIEEVTFGNEVEKLDLTLEEHSLTITESVDDKIHITYHPSVSGRHDLTTGMSDKTLSVTDKQASQHRFLGSGIEGLLRIASSYSHRFDEVILSLPKGRKLQAITVSANRGQTNIRQANLENATIKTKGYLLRITESSIKNSTLTTPHIINIFDTEFTDSQVKTEREHIYAENIKVHGKVELEAHSTLTLILSQKETDRINLEISSQHGGIYRQPKEEHRGQKENVLANPYKTEKADIKDLLIAKANQDIYLPKEEHSAPSRNH, from the coding sequence ATGCGTAAATTGACAAAAGGATTTCTCATTTTTGGTGTGGTTTCTACAATCCTTGGTTTTATCATGATCATTGTAGGCGCCCAGTCCAATGGTATTCAAAGTTTGCTTGCCATGTCAAAAGACCCCGTCTATGACAATCGTATCGAAGAAGTGACCTTTGGAAATGAAGTGGAAAAACTTGATTTGACCCTTGAGGAACATAGCCTAACCATCACAGAGTCTGTAGATGACAAGATCCATATCACCTATCATCCTTCCGTGTCTGGTCGTCACGATCTGACTACTGGCATGAGTGACAAAACACTGAGCGTCACTGACAAACAAGCCTCCCAACATCGCTTTCTAGGTTCAGGAATCGAAGGTCTACTTCGTATTGCCAGCAGTTATTCTCACCGTTTTGACGAAGTCATTCTCTCCCTACCTAAAGGAAGAAAGCTGCAAGCAATCACCGTTTCAGCCAATCGTGGACAAACCAATATTCGTCAAGCCAATCTTGAAAATGCGACAATCAAAACAAAAGGCTACCTCTTAAGAATAACAGAAAGCTCTATCAAGAATAGTACACTAACGACACCTCATATCATCAATATCTTTGATACCGAATTTACAGATAGCCAGGTCAAGACGGAAAGGGAACACATCTATGCTGAGAATATCAAGGTCCACGGCAAGGTTGAGCTAGAGGCCCATTCCACTCTAACACTCATTCTCTCCCAGAAAGAGACCGACCGTATCAATCTAGAAATTTCTTCTCAGCATGGTGGTATCTATCGTCAACCCAAAGAAGAACATCGTGGACAAAAAGAGAATGTACTTGCCAACCCTTATAAAACCGAAAAAGCAGATATCAAGGATTTACTCATTGCAAAAGCCAACCAGGATATCTACCTACCTAAAGAGGAGCACTCTGCTCCGTCTAGAAACCATTGA
- a CDS encoding DUF6574 domain-containing protein: protein MTQEWFESADLEKKSPQTKSEIQPNEPETSETVEDEPQVSEETSVSPKELEIHEEEAPEMIEEAQTKEEGEGKAEEEHKQETPAKEKSILSKALESPYIPDIDPRKTARFKEEIALFWTWLLDAIQEPTTSKTTDQRHRYSVFALLTLLSSINLFFSIYHIKHLYYGYMASIANSLPNQLPPLDLFAGLSILVASALFYFSIILGGFTVRRVLDQESDFTLQEACDRYSRLFAIPLVLTALASFFALFGGLRFAGILTLLSMAIFALGNLFVISKPSKTSSLDPFYRFLLAVLLDGAILLPFFIAELALTVDYLRILTFF, encoded by the coding sequence ATGACACAAGAATGGTTTGAAAGTGCCGATCTTGAGAAGAAATCACCTCAGACAAAATCAGAAATCCAGCCCAACGAGCCAGAGACTTCGGAAACTGTGGAAGATGAACCACAAGTAAGCGAAGAAACTTCTGTCTCACCTAAAGAGTTAGAAATACATGAGGAGGAAGCTCCCGAAATGATTGAGGAAGCCCAAACCAAGGAAGAGGGAGAAGGGAAAGCTGAAGAGGAACACAAGCAAGAAACCCCTGCAAAAGAGAAAAGTATCCTCAGCAAGGCTTTAGAAAGCCCCTATATCCCAGATATTGACCCTCGTAAAACAGCCCGATTCAAAGAAGAAATCGCACTATTTTGGACTTGGCTGCTGGATGCTATCCAAGAACCAACTACCAGCAAAACTACGGACCAAAGGCATCGTTATAGTGTCTTTGCCCTACTCACCTTGCTATCCTCGATTAACCTTTTCTTTAGTATCTATCATATCAAGCACCTCTACTACGGCTATATGGCCTCTATTGCCAATAGTTTACCTAACCAGCTCCCTCCTTTAGATCTCTTTGCTGGACTTTCTATCTTGGTCGCTAGCGCTCTATTTTACTTTTCTATCATTCTGGGAGGCTTTACTGTCCGACGTGTACTGGACCAGGAGAGCGACTTCACCTTACAAGAAGCTTGCGATCGGTATAGCAGACTCTTTGCTATCCCACTTGTCCTAACAGCTCTAGCAAGTTTCTTTGCACTCTTTGGTGGCTTACGATTTGCTGGTATCCTCACTCTTCTAAGCATGGCCATCTTTGCCCTCGGCAATCTCTTTGTGATTAGCAAGCCAAGTAAGACCAGTAGCCTTGACCCATTTTATCGTTTCTTGCTAGCTGTCTTACTTGATGGCGCTATTCTCTTACCCTTCTTCATTGCAGAGCTTGCGCTAACAGTAGACTACCTTCGCATCCTGACCTTCTTTTAA
- a CDS encoding DUF4299 family protein: protein MAKTFFIPNKESILGQQEVLTAKSILALVEGLESHSYDAVYLRQPLNRLEYMECGIVGQSQFLFKVNYADSRKGYQVVIPDFLTRADWEIVEALLQALSNKLWQVVEGLEGFDFEAYFRETVKNYLADKATRLVYCQGLLSLIYLNKEYLESFLAEDGLARFEELVKKVQGSDAYLASVKFYPDAQGKVHGIYHLAQGVKTILPKEPVVPAPYTEQLAGKELVWEIDLVTISGDGSKAEDYEAIARLDYEKFLESLPTAFYQQLDANQLEVQPILGQDFEELASIE from the coding sequence ATGGCGAAAACATTTTTTATCCCAAATAAAGAAAGCATTCTAGGACAACAGGAGGTCTTGACTGCCAAGTCCATCTTGGCCTTGGTGGAGGGCTTGGAGTCGCATAGTTATGATGCCGTCTATCTCCGTCAGCCCCTCAATCGTCTCGAGTACATGGAGTGTGGGATTGTAGGTCAGTCGCAATTTCTCTTCAAGGTCAACTATGCGGATAGTCGAAAAGGCTATCAAGTGGTGATTCCAGACTTCCTTACCAGAGCAGACTGGGAGATTGTAGAAGCTCTCCTCCAAGCCCTATCAAACAAGTTGTGGCAAGTGGTAGAAGGGTTAGAAGGATTTGACTTTGAAGCTTATTTCCGAGAAACAGTCAAGAATTATCTAGCTGATAAAGCGACTCGTCTAGTCTATTGCCAAGGGCTCTTGTCCCTTATCTATCTCAACAAGGAATACCTCGAGAGCTTTTTGGCTGAGGATGGATTGGCACGTTTTGAAGAACTAGTCAAGAAGGTTCAAGGATCTGATGCCTACCTTGCCAGTGTAAAATTTTACCCAGACGCCCAAGGCAAGGTACACGGTATCTATCACCTAGCCCAGGGAGTCAAGACGATTTTGCCAAAGGAACCCGTTGTACCAGCTCCTTATACCGAGCAGCTGGCAGGCAAGGAGCTTGTTTGGGAGATTGACCTAGTGACGATTTCTGGTGATGGCTCAAAAGCAGAGGACTATGAAGCCATCGCTCGCTTGGATTATGAAAAATTCCTAGAGTCACTACCAACAGCATTTTATCAGCAACTAGATGCTAATCAATTAGAAGTACAACCCATCCTAGGACAAGATTTTGAGGAATTGGCAAGCATCGAGTAG
- a CDS encoding TfoX/Sxy family protein translates to MAYSESLAQQVRAILATELPPHIFEEEVEEKKMFGGLAFMIQGKMTVTVSSEKGQELVMVRIGKELEKQTLPKNGASVTLMKGRLYHGYIDLDGEAQKELSYWINLALSYNQEMAQQDKK, encoded by the coding sequence ATGGCATATAGTGAATCCTTAGCCCAGCAAGTCCGTGCCATTTTAGCTACTGAACTTCCTCCTCATATTTTTGAAGAAGAGGTAGAAGAGAAGAAGATGTTTGGTGGTTTGGCTTTTATGATCCAAGGTAAGATGACAGTGACTGTGAGTTCAGAAAAGGGTCAAGAGCTTGTCATGGTCCGCATCGGTAAGGAACTGGAAAAGCAGACTCTGCCTAAAAATGGTGCCAGTGTGACTTTAATGAAGGGTAGGCTTTATCATGGCTATATTGATTTAGATGGTGAAGCACAAAAAGAACTGTCTTACTGGATCAATCTAGCTTTGTCCTACAATCAGGAGATGGCACAGCAGGATAAAAAGTAA
- a CDS encoding VOC family protein, which produces MKLDVFLSFNGQVEEAFRFYADLFQTEIKGLVRASEMMDPADLPAEKRDKLAWIALDTENLTLNGEDVGIFNDLSIPSNHQPNQWLVLSPDSREEVDELFAKLAEGGQILYPLEEQAFAEFYSRLIDRFGIGWDVMK; this is translated from the coding sequence ATGAAATTAGACGTGTTTTTAAGTTTTAATGGTCAGGTCGAAGAAGCTTTTCGTTTTTATGCTGACCTTTTTCAGACAGAGATTAAGGGACTTGTCCGAGCCAGTGAGATGATGGATCCAGCTGACCTTCCTGCAGAAAAACGGGATAAGCTTGCTTGGATTGCCTTAGATACGGAAAACTTGACCCTGAATGGTGAGGATGTAGGCATTTTTAACGACCTATCTATTCCCAGCAATCATCAGCCCAATCAATGGTTAGTTCTGAGCCCAGACAGTAGAGAAGAAGTCGATGAGCTCTTTGCTAAGCTTGCTGAAGGTGGGCAAATTCTCTATCCTTTAGAGGAACAAGCTTTCGCAGAGTTTTATAGCCGCTTGATTGACCGTTTTGGTATCGGCTGGGATGTGATGAAATGA
- a CDS encoding helix-turn-helix transcriptional regulator, with the protein MSLNKWERSKSISKAIMEKVATYLRQHADEELSLTDLAQYFYYSPSHLSRTFEKKMGFSIKQYVEALKMEKGIQEIVESRQNVTETSMEAGYDSLGSFSNTFKRHTGLSPKKYYQESTKVYDFMVKQLDEKGALLHQDPDHKSGNRLTAALSYPEGYEPRLSCVGLFKTRIPKEEPVIGVALSQESRFTFENVPDGHYYLLACELLEDLRLTKNYVLKHNFRWGSDEPLTFAGDSIYQEEISMRRPLPSDPPITVNLPVLIMRSLAKQVQLRIRKFLS; encoded by the coding sequence ATGAGCTTAAATAAATGGGAAAGGAGCAAGTCTATTTCTAAAGCTATCATGGAAAAAGTGGCAACTTATCTGCGTCAGCATGCAGATGAAGAACTGAGTCTGACTGATTTGGCTCAGTATTTCTATTATAGTCCTTCCCATCTATCCAGAACTTTCGAGAAAAAGATGGGCTTTTCTATCAAGCAATATGTGGAAGCTCTTAAGATGGAAAAAGGGATTCAGGAGATTGTAGAAAGCCGGCAAAATGTGACCGAGACCTCTATGGAAGCTGGTTATGATAGTCTAGGCAGTTTTTCCAATACTTTTAAGCGGCATACTGGACTTTCGCCTAAAAAATATTATCAGGAATCAACCAAGGTTTATGATTTTATGGTCAAACAGTTGGATGAAAAGGGAGCTTTGTTGCATCAGGATCCTGACCACAAAAGTGGCAATCGGTTGACTGCGGCGCTATCTTATCCTGAGGGGTATGAACCACGCCTTAGCTGTGTCGGGTTGTTTAAAACCCGAATACCCAAAGAAGAGCCGGTTATCGGAGTAGCACTGAGTCAGGAGAGCCGGTTTACTTTTGAAAATGTACCAGATGGCCACTACTATCTTTTGGCCTGTGAATTGCTGGAGGATTTACGCCTAACTAAAAACTATGTTTTGAAGCATAACTTTCGCTGGGGCAGCGATGAGCCTCTCACTTTTGCAGGCGATAGCATCTATCAAGAGGAAATCAGCATGCGGAGGCCATTGCCCAGTGATCCACCTATTACAGTTAATCTTCCAGTTTTAATCATGCGTTCCCTAGCCAAACAAGTGCAATTGAGAATAAGAAAATTTTTATCCTAA
- a CDS encoding putative quinol monooxygenase yields MEKFCVYGKLMAQEGKVQELTAYMQEVVKEMQNLDTCFCYILGEKADEPNSIYIYEVWESEQAHNDSLTLEVFQNLIAKARPIIAGMENLHKLTIFDGKASF; encoded by the coding sequence ATGGAAAAATTTTGTGTTTATGGGAAATTAATGGCCCAAGAAGGAAAGGTGCAGGAACTTACTGCTTACATGCAAGAAGTTGTCAAAGAAATGCAAAATCTTGACACTTGTTTCTGCTATATCTTAGGTGAGAAGGCAGATGAACCCAACAGCATCTATATTTACGAAGTTTGGGAGAGCGAGCAAGCTCACAATGACAGTCTGACCTTGGAAGTTTTTCAAAATCTCATTGCAAAAGCTAGACCCATTATTGCAGGCATGGAAAATTTACATAAGCTGACAATTTTTGATGGTAAGGCAAGTTTCTAA
- a CDS encoding rhodanese-related sulfurtransferase, whose amino-acid sequence MAKDIRVLLYYLYTPIENAEQFAADHLAFCKSIGLKGRILVADEGINGTVSGDYETTQKYMDYVHSLPGMEDLWFKIDEENEQAFKKMFVRYKKEIVHLGLEDNDFDNDINPLETTGAYLSPKEFKEALLDEDTVVLDTRNDYEYDLGHFRGAIRPDIRNFRELPQWVRDNKEKFMDKRVVVYCTGGVRCEKFSGWMVREGYKDVGQLHGGIATYGKDPEVQGELWDGKMYVFDERIAVDVNHVNPTIVGKDWFDGTPCERYVNCGNPFCNRRILTSEENEDRYLRGCSHECRVHPRNRYVSEKELTQAEVIERLAAIGESLETVVAQ is encoded by the coding sequence ATGGCAAAAGATATTCGTGTCTTACTTTACTACCTTTATACTCCAATTGAAAATGCAGAGCAATTTGCGGCAGACCACTTGGCTTTCTGTAAATCAATCGGCCTTAAAGGCCGTATCCTAGTCGCTGACGAGGGGATTAACGGGACTGTTTCAGGTGACTACGAAACAACTCAAAAATACATGGACTACGTTCACAGCCTCCCAGGCATGGAAGACCTCTGGTTCAAGATTGACGAAGAAAATGAACAAGCCTTCAAGAAGATGTTTGTTCGCTACAAGAAAGAAATTGTCCACCTTGGTTTGGAAGACAACGATTTTGACAACGACATCAACCCACTTGAAACGACGGGTGCTTACTTGTCTCCAAAAGAGTTCAAAGAAGCCCTTCTTGACGAAGATACAGTGGTTCTTGACACACGTAACGATTATGAGTACGACCTAGGACATTTCCGTGGGGCTATCCGCCCAGACATCCGCAACTTCCGTGAGTTGCCACAATGGGTTCGTGACAACAAGGAAAAATTCATGGACAAGCGTGTCGTGGTTTACTGTACAGGTGGAGTTCGCTGTGAGAAATTCTCAGGCTGGATGGTCCGTGAAGGCTACAAAGATGTCGGCCAATTGCACGGAGGAATCGCAACTTACGGTAAAGATCCAGAAGTTCAAGGTGAGCTTTGGGATGGGAAAATGTATGTCTTTGATGAGCGTATCGCAGTCGATGTCAACCATGTTAACCCAACCATCGTAGGGAAAGACTGGTTTGATGGAACACCATGTGAACGCTATGTCAACTGTGGAAATCCCTTCTGTAACCGTCGTATCCTAACATCAGAAGAAAATGAAGACAGGTACCTTCGTGGATGCTCACACGAGTGTCGTGTTCACCCACGCAACCGCTATGTTTCAGAAAAAGAATTGACACAAGCAGAAGTAATCGAGCGCCTAGCAGCTATCGGTGAAAGCTTGGAAACAGTGGTAGCTCAGTAA